One Gemmatimonadaceae bacterium genomic window carries:
- a CDS encoding NAD-dependent epimerase/dehydratase family protein, producing MAKTVLVTGGAGFIGSHVGDRFVAGGWDVTVLDDLSSGREENLPPSARFVRGDITTPEAAALVRDGGFDVICHLAAQIDVRRSVLDPVYDATRNILGTLNIMQAVQASGHATRVVFSSTGGALYGDFDPPPSTEVFAKDPESPYGITKLSVEYYLAYYGRVHGLDTVALRYGNVYGPRQDPHGEAGVVAIFCNRILDGRALTVYGDGEQTRDYVYAGDVANANFAAATSETLPKPGRLDARAFNIGTSIETSVNTLATTLQSVAGATAAIDYAPARAGELARSALQTSKAREVLGWTPTVSLPDGLANTYRYFAGRRTGAITR from the coding sequence ATGGCGAAGACGGTACTGGTGACCGGTGGCGCGGGCTTTATCGGGTCGCATGTGGGCGATCGATTCGTCGCCGGCGGTTGGGACGTTACCGTACTCGACGACCTGTCCAGCGGTCGCGAAGAAAATCTGCCACCGTCGGCGCGCTTTGTGCGCGGAGATATCACCACACCAGAGGCCGCAGCACTCGTCCGTGACGGCGGCTTCGATGTCATCTGTCACCTGGCGGCGCAAATCGATGTGCGTCGGAGCGTGCTCGATCCGGTGTACGATGCCACCCGCAACATCCTCGGCACGCTGAATATCATGCAGGCCGTACAGGCCAGCGGACACGCGACACGCGTCGTCTTCTCGTCGACGGGCGGAGCGCTCTACGGCGACTTCGATCCGCCACCCAGTACGGAGGTCTTCGCCAAGGATCCGGAATCCCCGTACGGGATCACGAAGTTGTCGGTGGAGTACTACCTCGCGTATTACGGACGCGTGCATGGACTGGATACCGTGGCGTTGCGCTATGGCAATGTGTACGGTCCGCGTCAGGACCCGCATGGGGAAGCCGGCGTGGTGGCCATTTTCTGCAATCGCATTCTCGATGGTCGTGCCCTCACGGTGTATGGCGATGGCGAGCAGACTCGGGACTACGTGTACGCTGGCGATGTGGCGAACGCGAACTTCGCGGCCGCCACGTCCGAGACGCTGCCCAAGCCCGGTCGGCTTGACGCGCGAGCGTTCAACATCGGCACCAGCATCGAGACGTCGGTGAATACGCTGGCGACCACACTGCAGTCAGTGGCGGGTGCCACGGCGGCCATCGACTATGCGCCGGCGCGGGCTGGTGAGTTGGCGCGGTCGGCGCTCCAGACCAGCAAGGCGCGCGAGGTGCTGGGGTGGACACCCACGGTGTCGCTGCCGGACGGGCTCGCCAATACGTATCGCTACTTTGCGGGGCGCCGTACCGGCGCGATCACGCGTTGA
- a CDS encoding OmpA family protein, which yields MIRSSRLFVLLAASALALGACKKKTTPVVTPPTPATNPAPTPTRTEPTTPRNTDNSAEMAAKVAAARAAVLSTIYFEYDADDLRDDAKASLDDKIKILNANPQLRIRIAGHCDDRGSDEYNIALGRRRSESAKRYLTDRGIDASRIETTTFGRERPAVQGTGEEAWAKNRRDEFEIIAGGDQLRAP from the coding sequence ATGATTCGTTCGTCTCGTCTGTTCGTGCTGCTGGCGGCCTCCGCGCTGGCGCTTGGCGCATGCAAGAAGAAGACGACACCCGTCGTGACGCCGCCGACGCCCGCGACCAATCCGGCTCCGACCCCGACGCGCACCGAGCCGACGACGCCGCGGAACACCGACAACTCGGCCGAGATGGCGGCCAAGGTCGCGGCCGCGCGGGCCGCGGTGCTGTCGACGATCTACTTCGAGTACGACGCCGACGATCTGCGCGACGACGCGAAGGCCTCGCTGGACGACAAGATCAAGATCCTCAACGCCAATCCGCAGCTGCGCATTCGCATTGCGGGCCACTGCGATGACCGTGGCAGCGATGAGTACAACATTGCGCTGGGTCGCCGTCGGTCGGAATCGGCCAAGCGTTACCTGACCGATCGGGGCATCGATGCCTCGCGCATCGAGACCACCACGTTTGGTCGCGAGCGTCCGGCGGTGCAGGGAACGGGTGAGGAAGCCTGGGCAAAGAATCGTCGCGACGAGTTCGAGATCATCGCCGGCGGCGACCAGCTTCGCGCGCCGTGA
- a CDS encoding biopolymer transporter ExbD, translating into MRGRHRGDRMGVNGEINVVSLIDVMMLLMVIFMITAPIMQGGVDIALPKADVRPLDAKSGLVVTIDRRGRIYADDVLLSYRDFSASIKALSDKKGGGGVFVRADENVDYGTVLRVIAAAKAAGVTDVGLVGEPETPP; encoded by the coding sequence ATGCGCGGCCGTCATCGCGGTGACCGCATGGGCGTCAACGGCGAGATCAACGTGGTCTCGCTGATTGACGTGATGATGCTGTTGATGGTGATCTTCATGATCACGGCGCCCATCATGCAGGGTGGGGTGGACATCGCACTGCCCAAGGCCGACGTGCGCCCGCTGGATGCAAAGAGCGGGCTGGTGGTCACCATCGACCGGCGCGGTCGCATCTACGCCGACGACGTCCTATTGAGCTATCGTGATTTCTCCGCCAGTATCAAGGCCCTGTCCGACAAGAAGGGCGGTGGCGGCGTGTTCGTGCGTGCGGACGAAAACGTCGACTACGGCACCGTGCTGCGGGTGATTGCAGCGGCCAAGGCCGCCGGCGTCACGGATGTGGGGCTGGTGGGCGAGCCGGAGACTCCGCCGTGA
- the tsaB gene encoding tRNA (adenosine(37)-N6)-threonylcarbamoyltransferase complex dimerization subunit type 1 TsaB has product MSVPSHRIPDAGFTLVIEASSASGSVALLRGDALVERCAVAMGASRDDALFPAVQRVLAFADAMPTDLASIVCGSGPGSFTSLRIAAAVAKGLAHATGVPLFAVPSLLLAAASHTTAGQFVVHADALRGERYALPVTIDHDLFVHADGDVVRVSADALAVLVATRHQLVVLGSVNSEQETPVVPDAAQLGRVHQWRRYGRVALDRWEPAYGRLAEAQVKWELTHQQSLPSHG; this is encoded by the coding sequence ATGAGCGTACCGTCGCACCGCATTCCGGACGCCGGCTTCACGCTGGTCATTGAGGCGTCGTCGGCATCAGGGTCAGTCGCGCTGCTGCGCGGTGATGCGCTGGTGGAGCGCTGCGCTGTTGCCATGGGCGCCTCAAGAGACGACGCGCTATTCCCGGCCGTCCAACGCGTGCTCGCGTTTGCCGATGCGATGCCGACGGACTTGGCGTCCATTGTGTGCGGCAGTGGCCCGGGCAGTTTCACGTCACTGCGCATTGCCGCTGCCGTGGCGAAAGGACTCGCCCACGCCACGGGTGTGCCACTGTTCGCGGTGCCTTCACTCCTGCTGGCCGCGGCATCTCACACCACTGCCGGGCAGTTTGTGGTGCATGCGGACGCCTTGCGTGGTGAGCGCTATGCGTTGCCGGTTACCATCGACCATGACCTGTTCGTGCATGCTGACGGTGACGTGGTTCGTGTCTCGGCGGATGCACTGGCGGTGCTTGTCGCGACGCGCCATCAACTGGTCGTGCTCGGATCGGTGAACTCCGAGCAGGAAACGCCGGTGGTCCCCGATGCGGCGCAGCTCGGGCGGGTGCACCAGTGGCGACGATATGGACGCGTCGCGCTGGATCGCTGGGAACCGGCCTACGGTCGTCTGGCAGAAGCCCAGGTGAAGTGGGAGTTGACGCATCAGCAGTCGCTTCCATCGCACGGGTGA
- a CDS encoding TonB C-terminal domain-containing protein, whose protein sequence is MTLLVARRRNASASGALRTGLAVSGVIHLSFLAALVVWGLQQDAPRPPIYRVELIGAPKGVRQAGVVTSKDAAMASTAAAPSGAERAPVEKALPSKKAPAAATPKATPSAVRSKAAGAKAASATKAALPKAGSGQDGGKGADVRNMRTEGIAFPFPGYLNNIVRQLTLAYSPRRVSAALVTEVKFVIRRDGSVTGIEIVKASGDRSFDLEAQATVESVGTARTFGPLPSGWSDDVLIVYFTFDYALRP, encoded by the coding sequence GTGACCCTGCTGGTCGCGCGTCGGCGGAACGCGTCGGCGTCCGGAGCGCTCCGGACGGGGTTGGCTGTCTCTGGTGTCATTCACCTGAGTTTCCTGGCTGCGCTGGTGGTGTGGGGGCTCCAACAGGATGCCCCACGCCCGCCCATTTATCGCGTCGAGCTGATCGGCGCTCCCAAGGGTGTTCGTCAGGCGGGGGTCGTGACGTCGAAGGACGCGGCAATGGCCAGTACGGCGGCTGCACCCTCTGGTGCCGAGCGAGCGCCGGTCGAGAAGGCATTGCCGAGCAAGAAGGCGCCGGCGGCAGCGACCCCCAAGGCGACTCCATCAGCGGTACGCTCAAAGGCGGCAGGGGCCAAGGCTGCCTCGGCGACCAAGGCCGCGTTGCCGAAGGCCGGCAGCGGCCAGGACGGTGGGAAAGGGGCAGACGTGCGCAACATGCGCACGGAGGGGATCGCGTTCCCGTTCCCTGGGTATCTGAACAACATCGTGCGCCAGCTGACGTTGGCCTATTCGCCTCGGCGGGTGTCGGCCGCGCTGGTGACCGAGGTGAAGTTCGTCATTCGCCGTGATGGCTCCGTCACCGGTATCGAAATCGTCAAGGCGTCCGGCGATCGGTCGTTTGATCTTGAAGCGCAGGCCACGGTGGAGTCGGTGGGCACCGCGCGCACCTTTGGGCCGCTGCCGTCCGGCTGGAGCGACGATGTCCTCATTGTCTATTTCACATTTGACTACGCGCTCCGCCCTTGA
- a CDS encoding MotA/TolQ/ExbB proton channel family protein, with protein sequence MSGMPVMMLALLQLGAKPSTTSGSLVGMILRSDLVTKGVLLLLVALSLLSWAIMFAKWRAFRVAESNGRAFVNDFERARGIDEAIQLAQRAKSSAFTAVFARAVQFLNDTKPAMGATAERTARLSGSQVEALRLVLDAESGKEREALGQFIPWLATVGSVSPLIGLLGTVLGVISAFDGIVQKGSGNISAVAPGIATALLATAAALTVAIPAAFAYNIFAARLNRFDGSLEGFGSELIALMVREGRI encoded by the coding sequence TTGAGCGGGATGCCGGTGATGATGCTGGCCTTGCTGCAGTTGGGGGCGAAGCCGTCCACGACGTCGGGCTCGCTGGTGGGAATGATTCTTCGCTCGGATCTCGTCACGAAGGGCGTGCTGCTCCTGCTTGTCGCGCTGTCGTTGCTTTCGTGGGCCATCATGTTTGCCAAGTGGCGCGCATTCCGGGTCGCGGAGTCCAATGGTCGGGCCTTCGTGAACGACTTCGAACGCGCGCGCGGCATTGACGAGGCCATACAGCTGGCGCAGCGCGCGAAGAGCAGTGCGTTTACGGCGGTGTTCGCCCGCGCCGTGCAGTTCCTGAACGACACCAAGCCGGCGATGGGAGCGACCGCGGAGCGCACGGCGCGACTGTCCGGTTCGCAAGTCGAGGCGCTGCGACTGGTGCTCGATGCCGAGTCGGGCAAGGAGCGCGAGGCGTTGGGCCAGTTCATCCCGTGGTTGGCCACGGTGGGCAGTGTCAGTCCGCTGATCGGCTTGCTGGGCACCGTGCTCGGCGTGATCAGTGCGTTCGACGGCATCGTCCAGAAAGGGTCGGGGAATATCAGTGCCGTCGCGCCAGGTATCGCCACGGCGCTGCTGGCCACTGCGGCCGCCCTGACCGTGGCCATTCCGGCGGCGTTCGCGTACAACATCTTTGCGGCGCGGTTGAATCGGTTTGATGGATCGCTGGAAGGTTTCGGATCGGAACTCATCGCGCTGATGGTGCGCGAAGGCAGGATTTGA
- the rimI gene encoding ribosomal protein S18-alanine N-acetyltransferase: MKAAELVGPITLRPADASDVVTMAAIERDAFSDPWPVSAFTELLSQPYARLTVAVDARNALCGYCVLLHVLDEGEIANIAVAPWLRRRGIAAQLLDAALASGAALGLATVFLEVRLSNDAARGLYASRGFEPVGRRRAYYRDPLEDALVLRWERPTSA, translated from the coding sequence GTGAAGGCCGCCGAGCTGGTTGGGCCGATCACCCTGCGACCCGCGGACGCAAGCGATGTCGTCACGATGGCGGCCATTGAACGGGACGCGTTCAGTGACCCGTGGCCGGTATCGGCATTTACAGAGCTGTTGTCGCAACCGTATGCGCGGCTTACCGTCGCGGTGGATGCACGGAACGCTTTGTGCGGATATTGCGTGTTGCTGCACGTACTCGACGAAGGCGAGATTGCCAATATCGCGGTAGCGCCCTGGCTCCGTCGTCGCGGCATCGCGGCGCAGTTGCTTGATGCGGCGCTGGCCTCAGGCGCCGCGCTGGGATTGGCGACCGTGTTCCTTGAGGTTCGCCTCTCCAACGACGCGGCCCGGGGACTGTACGCTTCGCGGGGGTTCGAACCGGTCGGTCGGCGGCGCGCCTACTACCGCGACCCCTTGGAGGATGCGCTAGTCTTGCGGTGGGAGCGGCCGACCAGCGCCTGA
- the tatC gene encoding twin-arginine translocase subunit TatC: MLGMTQAEMPFLDHLEELRWRLFRCAIAIALGVGGAFALLYTKQIDVIALLSRPIQPYLHSPLMVTHPSDLFDIVMNTSIALGLIAASPVLIWQVWGFLSPALYGHEKKIVIPMLVGAAILFLAGMALAYVYVLPVTFGFLMSFQSAAVEVKPTVHEYFGFVMAMCLAFGAVFEMPIVILLLTTIGLVKPQFLSKFRRHAFVGCIIGAAIITPGSDPTSLFLLTIPLYFLYELSIGLSRLVYSRRERRLAAQDTLGA, encoded by the coding sequence ATGTTGGGGATGACACAGGCGGAAATGCCGTTTCTCGATCACCTCGAGGAATTGCGCTGGCGGTTGTTTCGGTGTGCCATTGCGATCGCATTGGGCGTCGGTGGGGCGTTCGCGCTGCTGTATACCAAGCAGATTGATGTGATCGCGCTGCTGTCACGGCCCATTCAGCCGTACTTGCACAGCCCGTTGATGGTGACGCATCCCAGCGACCTGTTCGACATCGTGATGAACACGTCGATCGCGTTGGGACTCATCGCGGCGTCACCGGTCCTTATCTGGCAGGTCTGGGGCTTTCTTTCGCCGGCGCTGTATGGTCACGAGAAAAAGATCGTGATTCCCATGTTGGTGGGCGCGGCAATCCTGTTTCTGGCCGGAATGGCGCTGGCCTATGTGTATGTCTTGCCGGTCACGTTCGGATTCCTGATGAGTTTCCAGAGTGCGGCCGTGGAGGTGAAGCCCACCGTGCACGAGTATTTCGGCTTCGTCATGGCCATGTGTCTGGCATTCGGCGCGGTGTTTGAAATGCCGATTGTCATCCTGCTCCTGACCACCATCGGGTTGGTGAAGCCGCAGTTCCTGTCCAAGTTCCGGCGTCACGCGTTTGTCGGGTGCATTATTGGCGCGGCGATTATCACGCCCGGCAGCGACCCGACGTCGCTGTTCCTGCTGACGATCCCGTTGTACTTCCTGTACGAGTTGTCCATCGGACTCTCGCGACTGGTGTACTCGCGTCGCGAACGGCGCCTCGCGGCGCAGGACACACTCGGGGCGTGA
- a CDS encoding PD40 domain-containing protein — translation MPFATLRALGRTSALRATFAVLWLAGTAAAVDAQDRQPGVTLGLSVRAGQKTGVLVQPISGPMGDSLATMLSRDLDFSDQFTIIASSSVAAPIGPANYALYSKLGADGVVQGTLLPSGWLRIALHDVAKKAVVNQKDFPLPAPAGSPTWRMAVHGISDGIVEWITGQRGIAQTRIAFTRDGRVWTIDSDGANVIPVTPSGMSAQWVPSGRALVYSVLDGGRNPLMFVDLTTGAQRVLASAPNSNDISPAISPDGRTVIFARVGENGTDMYAVPIEGGAPRRITSGRGRASLQPSFSPDGQRIVFMSDRSGPSDVYISDVDGTNAEVLNASTYGDRNNRTGPDWSPDGRLIAFQSLNGNSKQIMTINLRDQSMRSVASEGRNEDPSWAPDSRHLVFTSDRSGVRQLWVVDVESGRTRQLKTGSAARLAAWSPRQMSP, via the coding sequence ATGCCATTCGCCACCCTCCGCGCCCTTGGGCGCACCTCTGCACTTCGAGCAACCTTTGCGGTGCTGTGGCTGGCGGGAACGGCCGCTGCGGTGGACGCTCAGGACCGCCAGCCCGGGGTCACACTTGGCCTCAGCGTGCGAGCGGGTCAGAAGACGGGCGTGCTGGTCCAGCCGATATCGGGGCCGATGGGTGACTCGTTAGCCACTATGCTGTCACGCGACCTGGATTTCAGCGATCAGTTCACGATCATCGCGTCGTCGAGTGTGGCGGCCCCGATCGGGCCCGCGAACTACGCGCTGTACAGCAAGCTGGGCGCTGATGGTGTCGTGCAGGGAACCCTGTTGCCGTCCGGCTGGCTACGTATCGCGCTACATGATGTGGCCAAGAAGGCCGTCGTCAACCAGAAAGACTTTCCCCTGCCCGCGCCGGCCGGTTCGCCGACGTGGCGCATGGCGGTGCACGGGATTTCGGACGGCATCGTTGAGTGGATCACCGGGCAGCGTGGCATTGCTCAGACGCGCATCGCATTCACTCGCGACGGCCGGGTGTGGACAATTGACAGCGACGGCGCAAATGTGATCCCTGTGACCCCGTCAGGGATGTCGGCACAGTGGGTGCCGTCTGGTCGGGCGTTGGTCTACAGTGTCCTGGATGGCGGGCGGAACCCGCTGATGTTTGTTGACCTGACGACCGGCGCGCAGCGCGTGTTGGCCTCCGCGCCCAACAGCAACGACATCTCGCCCGCCATTTCGCCAGACGGTCGCACGGTGATTTTCGCTCGGGTGGGCGAAAACGGGACGGACATGTATGCCGTTCCCATCGAGGGAGGCGCGCCCCGGCGAATCACGTCCGGGCGCGGCCGTGCAAGCCTGCAACCGTCCTTCAGTCCGGACGGTCAGCGAATCGTGTTCATGAGTGACCGCTCCGGCCCAAGCGATGTGTATATTAGCGATGTGGACGGCACGAACGCCGAAGTGCTGAATGCCTCCACGTATGGGGATCGCAACAATCGCACGGGTCCCGACTGGTCTCCCGACGGACGCCTGATCGCCTTTCAGTCGCTGAACGGAAACAGCAAGCAGATCATGACGATCAACCTGCGCGATCAATCCATGCGATCGGTCGCGTCGGAAGGTCGCAATGAGGATCCCAGTTGGGCGCCGGATTCACGTCACCTGGTGTTCACGTCCGATCGCAGTGGGGTGCGTCAGCTGTGGGTAGTCGATGTCGAATCCGGTCGCACGCGGCAGTTGAAAACCGGTTCGGCGGCGCGACTGGCCGCCTGGTCGCCTCGACAGATGTCACCGTAG
- the ybgF gene encoding tol-pal system protein YbgF — protein sequence MRHAAPVCVDARTVARGRRVRRMIPFVALLATGGCFATRSDVRIVQSDVASLRTELLRRDTEQRDALLQASRLIATANDSLGRISARTVSIQGDVRGELRNIKEQLLQVQALLGQSQANLNRFRAELEARNNAAAATPPVTTPVVPVGTSVPPTSVPPSTGVVPPVVDTTPRGPGPAQLYQDGTDQMKRGSPSTARMLFQELLSKYPDSEQAPDAQYFIAESLNKEKNLAGADAAYGAVVTKYPASPRASTALYKRAQIALQQGNTPEARKMLTDVVSRYPKSLEADLAAEQLKLLR from the coding sequence ATGAGGCACGCTGCGCCCGTGTGCGTTGACGCGCGCACGGTGGCGCGTGGCCGTCGGGTGCGGCGGATGATCCCCTTCGTGGCGCTGCTCGCCACGGGGGGCTGTTTTGCGACGCGGAGCGATGTGCGCATCGTGCAGAGCGACGTGGCGTCGCTGCGCACCGAGCTGTTGCGGCGGGACACGGAGCAACGTGACGCGCTGCTGCAGGCGTCGCGCCTGATTGCCACGGCCAACGACTCGCTCGGTCGCATCAGTGCGCGTACCGTCAGCATTCAGGGCGATGTGCGCGGCGAATTGCGCAACATCAAGGAGCAGCTGCTGCAGGTGCAGGCGTTGCTGGGCCAGAGCCAGGCGAATCTGAACCGGTTCCGCGCCGAGCTCGAGGCGCGCAACAATGCCGCGGCCGCCACGCCCCCGGTCACGACTCCGGTGGTGCCAGTGGGCACCTCGGTGCCACCGACGTCAGTGCCTCCCTCGACCGGTGTCGTTCCGCCCGTTGTCGACACGACTCCGCGCGGACCCGGGCCGGCACAGTTGTATCAGGACGGCACGGATCAGATGAAGCGTGGCAGTCCGTCCACCGCGCGCATGCTCTTTCAGGAACTGCTGTCCAAGTATCCGGACAGCGAGCAAGCGCCCGACGCGCAGTATTTCATTGCCGAGTCGCTCAACAAGGAGAAGAACCTTGCTGGCGCCGATGCCGCCTATGGGGCGGTGGTCACGAAATACCCGGCATCGCCCCGCGCGTCAACGGCGCTGTACAAGCGGGCACAGATTGCCCTGCAGCAGGGTAATACGCCCGAAGCGCGCAAGATGCTGACGGACGTAGTCAGCCGCTATCCGAAGAGTCTCGAGGCCGATCTGGCCGCCGAGCAACTCAAGCTGCTGCGCTGA
- a CDS encoding LysM peptidoglycan-binding domain-containing protein, with product MRSAEQAHISAVDHSASRLLLARVVMAILATLALLLTWHPTVIRAQDPPPVSTAQSAGEQTTPPKQPAAKPSARKDTASTTHLVKAGETLWSIASRYYGDGHQWRAVARRNGIALSSDTALRIGTRLVIPSRRAVVASASVSPAPKDTATPKVAMTPAAPALPAPVLTGPVVSGRPVGALTAQTSGKANVAPTTSKRATAAEQSAVRDPRTALAAVPRDTAAARDSASMTPRIQMRPQVKSEHLLTVTPVRIGLVGAADLRAARPAGELPTVFLLRLPDADIAAAAAKAVMLHAEAAPRHGEYAAAPFPVAAARWTQAGRLVRRLDDAGGAMPEAKRMQLADEVEITPPAGTVLSVGDRLVAVKDGGPLTPGVHVGIPTGILQVTQVRPGTSVHAYVRSVTGIIEQGEALFPIEGAAAAVEQHAERVTGTDVETSVTWIDAGEVLPTLQSYVLLAAGQAQGVKAGEQFALVRRSATGGEERIADVRVVRVGATGSAAIVIRQSLPEIASGVKARRITRLP from the coding sequence ATGCGCTCTGCCGAACAGGCGCACATTTCTGCCGTCGACCATTCCGCATCGCGCCTCCTGTTGGCGCGGGTCGTGATGGCCATTCTGGCCACGCTGGCACTGCTGCTGACCTGGCACCCTACGGTGATTCGGGCGCAGGATCCACCACCCGTCTCGACGGCCCAGTCCGCCGGCGAACAGACGACGCCGCCAAAGCAGCCAGCAGCGAAACCGTCCGCGCGGAAAGACACCGCATCGACGACGCACCTCGTGAAGGCGGGCGAGACCCTGTGGAGCATCGCCAGTCGATACTACGGTGATGGTCATCAATGGCGCGCCGTTGCGCGACGCAACGGCATTGCGCTGTCCAGTGACACGGCACTTCGCATCGGCACGAGGCTGGTGATACCGTCGCGCCGAGCCGTGGTGGCGTCGGCGTCTGTCTCGCCCGCACCAAAGGATACGGCAACCCCCAAGGTCGCCATGACGCCGGCAGCGCCAGCGCTGCCAGCGCCAGTTCTGACTGGGCCCGTCGTGTCCGGCCGACCGGTAGGCGCCCTGACAGCACAAACCTCGGGCAAGGCCAACGTCGCGCCAACCACGTCAAAGCGAGCCACCGCGGCAGAGCAGAGCGCGGTACGCGATCCCAGGACTGCGTTGGCGGCCGTGCCACGCGACACGGCGGCGGCGCGGGATAGTGCATCGATGACTCCGCGTATTCAGATGCGCCCGCAGGTGAAATCGGAGCATCTGTTGACCGTGACACCCGTGCGCATTGGCTTGGTGGGTGCCGCCGACCTGCGAGCCGCGCGCCCGGCGGGCGAGTTGCCTACGGTCTTCCTGCTCCGTTTGCCGGACGCCGACATTGCGGCGGCCGCGGCAAAGGCGGTCATGCTTCACGCGGAGGCGGCGCCTCGTCATGGTGAGTATGCAGCCGCGCCGTTCCCGGTGGCTGCAGCACGTTGGACGCAGGCGGGTCGTCTGGTGCGGCGTCTCGATGACGCTGGCGGTGCCATGCCGGAAGCAAAGCGCATGCAACTGGCGGATGAGGTCGAGATCACCCCCCCCGCCGGGACCGTGCTCTCCGTAGGGGATCGGCTTGTTGCGGTGAAGGATGGAGGGCCGCTCACTCCGGGTGTCCACGTGGGAATCCCCACCGGCATCCTGCAGGTCACGCAGGTCAGGCCAGGCACGTCGGTTCACGCCTATGTGCGTTCGGTCACGGGGATCATTGAGCAGGGGGAGGCCCTGTTTCCCATCGAGGGCGCTGCTGCGGCCGTCGAGCAGCACGCAGAACGGGTCACCGGCACCGATGTCGAAACCAGCGTGACCTGGATCGACGCCGGGGAGGTGCTGCCGACGCTGCAAAGCTACGTGTTGCTTGCGGCCGGTCAGGCGCAAGGCGTGAAGGCGGGCGAGCAGTTCGCGCTCGTGCGTCGGTCGGCCACCGGCGGTGAGGAACGCATCGCGGACGTTCGCGTGGTGCGGGTAGGCGCAACGGGGAGCGCGGCCATCGTCATCCGGCAGTCACTCCCGGAAATTGCTTCCGGCGTGAAAGCGCGTCGCATCACGCGGCTGCCCTGA